The Agrobacterium vitis genome has a segment encoding these proteins:
- a CDS encoding F0F1 ATP synthase subunit delta, with translation MPVADTSQPMSGQPVSAVAERYASSLFELAREAGSVDAVAGDLNRFQAMIDESVDLQRLVTSPAFTSEQQAAAIAALCDKAEIGGLVGNFLKLVTANRRLFAVPGMIAAFRMIAARHRGELAADVISAHALTPAQETELKEALKSATGKTVTMFVTVDPSLLGGLIVKIGSRQIDTSLRTKLSTLKLALKEVG, from the coding sequence GTGCCCGTGGCAGACACATCCCAGCCTATGTCCGGTCAGCCGGTTTCCGCAGTTGCAGAGCGCTATGCGTCGTCGCTTTTCGAGCTGGCGCGCGAGGCGGGTTCTGTGGATGCGGTGGCTGGCGATCTCAATCGTTTCCAGGCGATGATCGACGAGAGTGTTGATCTGCAGCGGCTGGTGACCAGCCCGGCCTTCACCAGCGAGCAGCAGGCTGCTGCCATCGCAGCGTTGTGTGACAAGGCTGAAATTGGCGGCCTCGTCGGCAATTTCCTGAAGCTCGTTACAGCCAATCGTCGCCTGTTTGCCGTTCCCGGCATGATCGCAGCCTTCCGCATGATCGCGGCGCGCCACCGTGGCGAACTGGCTGCTGATGTGATCTCTGCTCATGCGCTGACCCCGGCGCAGGAAACCGAACTGAAGGAGGCGCTGAAGAGCGCGACCGGAAAGACCGTTACGATGTTCGTGACTGTCGATCCGTCTCTCCTGGGTGGTCTGATCGTCAAGATCGGCTCCCGTCAGATAGACACGTCTCTTCGCACCAAACTTTCCACCCTTAAGCTTGCACTGAAAGAGGTTGGCTGA
- a CDS encoding F0F1 ATP synthase subunit gamma has protein sequence MPSLKDLKNRIASVKATQKITKAMKMVAAAKLRRAQEAAEAARPYSQRMGAVLTNIAQAVGSDDGVSTLMTGTGKDDVHLLVVCTAERGLCGGFNSQISRFARDHVRSLLAAGKTVKIYCVGKKGYDSLRREFGALIVERTEFREVKRVAFENADTVARKVISMFDKGEFDVCTLFYSEFKSVISQIPTARQLIPAAVGDAPAASSSAAAVYDYEPDAASILSDLIPRNIAVQIFRALLENAAGEMGAKMSAMDNATRNAGEMINKLTLSYNRQRQAKITTELIEIIAGAEAL, from the coding sequence ATGCCTTCACTAAAGGATCTGAAAAACCGGATCGCCTCCGTCAAGGCGACGCAGAAAATTACCAAAGCGATGAAAATGGTCGCTGCGGCTAAGTTGCGTCGTGCGCAGGAGGCGGCGGAGGCCGCCCGGCCATATTCTCAGCGCATGGGCGCCGTTCTCACCAATATCGCTCAGGCGGTTGGCAGTGATGATGGCGTGTCCACGCTGATGACGGGCACCGGCAAGGACGATGTGCATCTGCTCGTGGTCTGCACGGCCGAGCGTGGTCTTTGCGGCGGTTTCAATTCACAGATCTCGCGTTTTGCGCGTGATCATGTGCGCAGCTTGCTGGCAGCGGGCAAGACCGTGAAGATCTATTGCGTCGGCAAGAAGGGCTATGACAGTCTGCGTCGGGAATTCGGTGCATTGATCGTTGAGCGGACTGAGTTTCGCGAGGTCAAGCGCGTTGCGTTTGAAAATGCGGATACGGTTGCCCGCAAGGTGATCTCCATGTTCGACAAGGGCGAATTTGACGTCTGCACCTTGTTCTATTCGGAATTCAAGTCGGTTATAAGCCAGATCCCAACAGCCCGGCAGTTGATTCCAGCGGCTGTAGGCGATGCTCCGGCAGCTTCCAGCAGCGCTGCCGCGGTCTATGATTACGAACCGGACGCGGCTTCGATCTTGTCCGACCTGATCCCGCGCAACATTGCGGTGCAGATTTTCCGTGCGCTTCTTGAAAATGCCGCCGGTGAAATGGGCGCCAAAATGAGCGCTATGGACAATGCCACGCGCAACGCCGGTGAGATGATCAACAAGTTGACGCTGAGTTACAATCGCCAGCGGCAGGCCAAGATCACCACCGAACTCATCGAAATCATTGCAGGCGCCGAAGCGCTCTGA
- a CDS encoding methyl-accepting chemotaxis protein yields MQFKSIQMKIAVLAGLCVLSATAGLVGYGIVSAGQTRDFVGDNVTKLTEAKTREALSTLASTQSGIIRSSLDGAFDAARNLARSFEVIAGDKVNGTAVELRRGQLNAMLLNLLKDNPRFNGTYSAWEPNALDGNDGQFRDRRDLGSDATGRFLPYWTRDAAGKIAIQPLVEYDSAELHPNGVMKGGWYIGPQQGGGESILDPLPYIVQGKNVFLATMSVPIMIDGKFRGVAGADFDLGFVQKLAEDVRASLYGGKAGVKIVSYKGLVVADSEHPDTIGQRFDKTTPALSGLLPMIQGGKADVLADADQFQAFSPIAIGRTKTPWSVIVSVPRPVAMAEAISLDQALTQRGGSDIIFQAIVALIIAAGGIGAMWFVALSIAKPIRAMTASMGQLAGGETDITIPGAGRADEIGAMADAVGVFRDNAVANRQLEQDAAASRQTTETERRRTAEIDRLRAEAMAQATSGLADGLKHLANADLTFRLDQPFAPEFESLRADFNAAITQLREAMIAVTQASQSIDNGSLEISGSSDELSKRTEQQAASLEETAAALDQITANVGNSSKRAEEARTVAVEANSSATSSGRVVADAVNAMQRIEQSSNQIANIIGVIDEIAFQTNLLALNAGVEAARAGEAGKGFAVVAQEVRELAQRSAQAAREIKELIRNSTVEVDRGVELVRNTGESLKTIVDYIVTINRHMDAIALSAREQSVGLSEVNTAVNQMDQVTQKNAAMVEETNAASAALASEATVLLDLVRRFNLHPANGATGSQQPTGLRRVG; encoded by the coding sequence ATGCAGTTTAAGTCCATACAAATGAAAATTGCCGTGCTTGCAGGTCTTTGCGTCCTGTCGGCCACGGCTGGCCTGGTTGGCTATGGCATTGTCTCCGCCGGGCAGACAAGAGATTTTGTCGGCGATAACGTCACCAAGCTCACCGAAGCCAAAACCCGGGAAGCCCTGTCCACGCTCGCTTCCACCCAGTCCGGCATCATCCGATCATCGCTGGATGGGGCTTTCGATGCAGCACGGAATCTGGCACGCAGTTTTGAGGTTATTGCAGGCGACAAGGTCAATGGTACGGCGGTGGAGCTGAGGCGCGGGCAGCTTAACGCCATGTTGCTGAACCTACTCAAGGATAATCCACGTTTCAACGGCACCTATAGCGCCTGGGAACCGAACGCACTCGATGGCAATGACGGCCAGTTCCGCGACCGACGCGATCTGGGGTCCGATGCGACAGGGCGCTTCCTGCCCTATTGGACCCGGGATGCGGCGGGCAAGATCGCCATTCAACCGCTTGTCGAATATGACAGTGCGGAATTGCATCCGAACGGAGTGATGAAGGGCGGCTGGTATATCGGTCCGCAGCAGGGCGGGGGCGAGAGCATTCTCGATCCATTGCCCTATATCGTTCAGGGCAAGAACGTGTTTCTTGCCACCATGTCTGTGCCAATCATGATTGATGGCAAGTTTCGCGGTGTCGCTGGGGCCGATTTCGATCTCGGCTTTGTGCAGAAGCTGGCAGAGGATGTGCGCGCCTCACTCTATGGCGGCAAGGCAGGCGTTAAGATCGTGAGTTACAAGGGGTTGGTGGTCGCCGATAGCGAGCATCCCGACACAATCGGGCAGCGTTTTGACAAGACGACACCGGCGCTCTCCGGCCTTCTACCGATGATCCAGGGTGGCAAGGCCGACGTTCTTGCCGATGCCGATCAATTTCAGGCATTTTCCCCAATCGCCATTGGGCGTACCAAGACACCATGGTCGGTGATCGTGTCCGTACCCAGGCCGGTGGCGATGGCCGAGGCAATCAGCCTGGACCAGGCTCTGACCCAGCGCGGCGGCAGTGATATCATCTTCCAGGCTATCGTCGCCCTGATCATTGCGGCCGGCGGTATCGGCGCCATGTGGTTCGTGGCGCTTAGCATTGCCAAGCCCATCCGAGCCATGACGGCCAGCATGGGCCAGCTTGCCGGTGGCGAGACGGATATCACCATTCCTGGCGCGGGCAGGGCCGATGAAATCGGTGCTATGGCCGATGCGGTCGGCGTGTTCCGTGACAATGCAGTCGCTAACCGCCAGTTGGAGCAGGATGCGGCGGCCAGCCGCCAGACAACGGAAACCGAACGTCGCCGCACCGCCGAAATTGACAGGTTGCGGGCTGAAGCGATGGCCCAGGCCACGTCCGGCCTTGCCGATGGCCTCAAGCATCTTGCCAATGCCGATCTGACGTTCCGGCTGGACCAGCCCTTCGCGCCTGAATTCGAAAGCCTGCGGGCCGATTTCAACGCGGCCATCACCCAGTTGCGCGAGGCGATGATCGCCGTGACCCAGGCCTCGCAATCGATTGACAATGGCTCACTGGAAATCAGCGGTAGTTCCGATGAACTGTCCAAGCGCACGGAACAGCAGGCGGCATCGCTGGAAGAGACGGCGGCGGCCCTCGACCAGATCACCGCCAATGTCGGCAATTCTTCCAAGCGTGCCGAAGAAGCAAGAACAGTCGCCGTCGAGGCCAATAGCAGTGCGACCAGCTCGGGCCGTGTTGTGGCGGATGCGGTCAATGCCATGCAGCGGATCGAACAATCGTCCAACCAGATCGCCAATATTATCGGGGTGATCGATGAGATTGCTTTCCAGACCAATCTTCTGGCGCTGAACGCCGGCGTGGAAGCGGCACGCGCGGGCGAGGCTGGCAAGGGTTTTGCCGTCGTCGCTCAGGAAGTCCGCGAGCTTGCCCAGCGCTCCGCCCAGGCGGCCCGCGAAATCAAGGAACTGATCCGCAATTCGACGGTCGAAGTGGACAGAGGCGTGGAACTGGTGCGTAATACCGGCGAATCACTAAAGACCATTGTGGATTATATCGTGACGATCAACCGGCATATGGATGCCATTGCTCTGTCCGCGCGCGAACAGTCTGTCGGGCTGTCCGAAGTCAACACCGCCGTCAACCAGATGGACCAGGTCACCCAGAAAAATGCCGCCATGGTCGAGGAAACCAATGCAGCGAGTGCGGCGCTGGCCTCCGAGGCAACGGTTCTGCTTGATCTGGTCCGGCGGTTTAATCTTCATCCCGCCAATGGAGCCACCGGTTCCCAGCAGCCGACCGGCTTGCGGCGGGTGGGGTGA
- a CDS encoding AGROH133_08824 family phage infection protein, translating into MEFYFPTETGEQLAFASAALFALLGLFIMFAPGITLRGLGLSGREGRREGLAALRLGGGMMTGLGASAVMLAQPMLYLAYGITLGVGLFGLILSILSDHGGARGATWRNFHLIIAVTVLGILPFIYVFGLV; encoded by the coding sequence ATGGAATTCTATTTTCCGACCGAAACCGGCGAGCAACTGGCCTTTGCCAGCGCCGCGCTTTTTGCCCTTCTGGGCCTGTTCATCATGTTTGCCCCGGGCATCACCCTTCGGGGCCTCGGCTTGAGCGGGCGGGAGGGCCGCCGGGAAGGGTTGGCCGCGCTGCGCCTGGGTGGCGGCATGATGACCGGCCTTGGCGCAAGCGCCGTGATGCTGGCCCAGCCGATGCTTTATCTGGCCTATGGGATCACTCTGGGGGTCGGGCTGTTTGGTTTGATTTTGTCGATCCTGTCGGACCATGGGGGAGCTCGCGGAGCGACCTGGCGCAATTTTCACCTTATAATTGCCGTCACTGTTTTAGGCATTTTGCCTTTCATCTACGTCTTTGGCCTGGTGTGA
- a CDS encoding tyrosine recombinase XerC, with protein MTELLLIAAPDLLAERQNWLASLSGQRRLADHTLTAYERDTRQFLGFLTGYFGGPPSIDDIKALRPSDLRAFLSSRRKEGAGARSLGRHLAGVRSLLRYLERKGLVNAAGAGAIRSPKQPKSLPKPLSASQALTVVAAETQLNEEPWIAARDAAVFALLYGCGLRISEALDLTPADIVATTTTLRVTGKGNKTRLVPLLPIVRQAVESYQSLCPYHLPAGEPLFRGARGGKLQQGIIQREMQRLRSALGLPDTATPHALRHSFATHLLSGGGDLRTIQELLGHASLSTTQIYTGVDSARLLDVYDRAHPRA; from the coding sequence GTGACAGAACTGCTGTTGATTGCCGCCCCCGACCTGCTGGCGGAACGCCAGAATTGGCTTGCGAGCCTGTCTGGACAAAGGCGGCTCGCCGATCATACGCTGACCGCCTATGAACGCGATACCCGTCAGTTTCTGGGATTTCTGACCGGTTATTTCGGCGGTCCTCCGTCAATCGATGACATCAAGGCGTTACGGCCTTCCGACCTGCGCGCATTTTTGTCGTCACGCCGCAAGGAAGGTGCTGGCGCTCGCTCGCTCGGTCGTCATCTTGCCGGTGTCCGGTCGCTCTTGCGCTATCTGGAACGCAAAGGCCTGGTTAATGCCGCCGGTGCCGGAGCCATCCGCTCACCCAAGCAACCGAAATCGCTACCGAAGCCGCTCAGTGCCTCCCAGGCTTTGACGGTGGTGGCCGCGGAAACACAATTGAACGAGGAGCCTTGGATCGCGGCGCGGGACGCCGCGGTTTTTGCTTTGCTCTATGGCTGCGGCCTGCGCATTTCCGAGGCGCTGGACCTGACACCCGCCGATATCGTCGCCACGACGACAACACTGCGGGTGACCGGCAAGGGCAACAAGACCCGGCTCGTGCCGCTCTTGCCCATTGTGCGGCAAGCGGTTGAATCCTATCAAAGCCTCTGCCCCTATCACCTCCCAGCCGGAGAGCCGCTGTTTCGCGGCGCGCGCGGCGGGAAATTGCAGCAAGGCATCATCCAGCGGGAAATGCAGCGGTTACGCTCGGCACTCGGCCTGCCGGATACCGCAACGCCACATGCATTGCGCCATTCCTTTGCCACGCATCTGCTGAGCGGCGGCGGCGACCTGCGCACCATTCAGGAATTGCTTGGCCATGCCAGCCTTTCCACCACCCAGATCTATACCGGCGTGGATTCGGCAAGGCTACTGGATGTGTATGACCGCGCGCATCCCCGCGCGTGA
- a CDS encoding F0F1 ATP synthase subunit epsilon has protein sequence MADNFNFEFVSPERLLISEKVSEVVIPATEGEMTVMAHHAPTMTVIKPGVVTVKFASGKTGKYVIFGGFADITPERLTLLAESAVPVDELSRDTLMKRIELAKAELDDTENHEHRTKLEQFLNAMTHLNGVLVPA, from the coding sequence ATGGCTGACAATTTCAATTTCGAATTCGTTTCCCCCGAGCGGTTGCTGATCTCGGAAAAGGTAAGCGAGGTTGTCATTCCAGCGACCGAAGGTGAGATGACCGTCATGGCCCACCATGCGCCGACGATGACGGTGATCAAGCCAGGTGTCGTAACGGTGAAGTTTGCTTCCGGAAAAACCGGCAAATATGTCATTTTCGGTGGCTTTGCCGATATCACACCGGAAAGGCTGACTCTGTTGGCGGAAAGTGCCGTACCGGTCGATGAGCTGAGCCGTGATACGCTGATGAAGCGGATCGAATTGGCCAAAGCAGAGCTAGACGATACGGAAAATCACGAACACCGGACCAAGCTCGAGCAGTTCTTGAACGCAATGACGCATCTTAACGGCGTCCTGGTTCCAGCCTGA
- the atpA gene encoding F0F1 ATP synthase subunit alpha, protein MDIRAAEISAILKNQIKNFGQDAEVSEVGQVLSVGDGIARVYGLDNVQAGEMVEFPGGIRGMALNLEADNVGVVIFGSDRDIKEGDTVKRTGAIVEVPVGPELLGRVVDALGNPIDGKGPINSAIRSRVDVKAPGIIPRKGVHEPMSTGIKAIDALIPVGRGQRELVIGDRQTGKTAIILDTFLNQKPAHDAGGDDKMFCVYVAIGQKRSTVAQFVKVLEERGALKYSIIIAATASDPAPMQYLAPFAGCTMGEYFRDKGQHALIAYDDLSKQAVAYRQMSLLLRRPPGREAYPGDVFYLHSRLLERAAKLSDERGAGSLTALPVIETQGNDVSAFIPTNVISITDGQIFLETDLFYQGIRPAVNVGLSVSRVGSAAQIKAMKQVAGSIKGELAQYREMAAFAQFGSDLDAATQRLLNRGARLTELLKQPQFSPLKVEEQVVVIFAGVNGYLDKLAVSDVGRFEHGVLSYLRTEGKDILDAIRTEKAISDDVKGKLKAALDTFAKSFA, encoded by the coding sequence ATGGATATCCGCGCCGCGGAAATTTCCGCAATTCTGAAAAATCAAATCAAGAACTTTGGCCAGGACGCTGAAGTTTCCGAAGTCGGCCAGGTTCTGTCCGTGGGTGACGGTATTGCCCGCGTCTACGGTCTGGACAATGTCCAGGCCGGTGAAATGGTCGAGTTTCCCGGTGGTATCCGGGGCATGGCGCTGAACCTCGAAGCTGACAATGTCGGCGTGGTTATCTTCGGCTCCGACCGCGACATCAAGGAAGGCGACACCGTTAAGCGGACCGGCGCCATCGTTGAAGTTCCCGTTGGTCCTGAACTGCTGGGTCGTGTTGTTGACGCTCTCGGCAATCCGATTGACGGCAAAGGTCCGATAAACTCGGCAATTCGTTCGCGCGTTGACGTCAAGGCTCCTGGCATTATTCCGCGCAAGGGCGTTCATGAGCCGATGTCGACAGGCATCAAGGCCATCGATGCTCTGATCCCGGTTGGCCGCGGCCAGCGCGAGTTGGTCATTGGCGACCGTCAGACCGGCAAGACCGCCATCATTCTCGACACCTTCCTCAATCAGAAGCCTGCACATGATGCTGGTGGCGATGACAAGATGTTCTGCGTTTACGTGGCTATCGGCCAGAAGCGCTCCACCGTTGCCCAGTTCGTCAAGGTTCTCGAAGAGCGTGGCGCTCTGAAATACTCCATCATCATTGCTGCGACGGCTTCTGATCCTGCTCCCATGCAGTATCTTGCTCCGTTCGCTGGCTGCACGATGGGCGAATATTTCCGCGACAAGGGCCAGCACGCCCTGATCGCTTACGATGACTTGTCCAAGCAGGCTGTTGCTTACCGTCAGATGTCGCTGTTGCTGCGTCGTCCTCCGGGTCGCGAAGCTTATCCTGGTGACGTTTTCTATCTGCATTCGCGTCTGCTTGAGCGTGCTGCCAAGCTCTCCGACGAGCGTGGCGCTGGTTCGCTTACCGCGCTGCCGGTGATTGAAACCCAGGGCAACGACGTGTCGGCATTCATTCCGACCAACGTGATCTCGATCACCGATGGCCAGATCTTCCTTGAAACCGACCTGTTCTATCAAGGCATTCGTCCGGCTGTGAACGTTGGTTTGTCGGTTTCGCGCGTTGGTTCTGCTGCTCAGATCAAGGCCATGAAGCAGGTTGCTGGCTCGATCAAGGGTGAGCTTGCCCAGTATCGTGAAATGGCCGCCTTCGCCCAGTTCGGTTCAGACCTTGATGCTGCCACGCAGCGCTTGCTGAACCGTGGTGCGCGCCTTACCGAACTTTTGAAGCAGCCGCAGTTCTCCCCGTTGAAGGTGGAAGAGCAGGTTGTTGTGATTTTCGCGGGTGTCAACGGATATCTCGATAAGCTTGCCGTCAGTGATGTCGGTCGATTTGAGCATGGCGTGCTTTCCTATCTCCGGACAGAAGGCAAGGACATCCTCGATGCAATCCGCACGGAGAAGGCTATCAGCGATGACGTCAAGGGCAAGCTCAAGGCTGCTCTCGATACGTTCGCAAAGTCTTTCGCCTAA
- a CDS encoding primosomal protein N', whose product MSTESSDLFGPRAKAGPARRAVPVLVPLPAPGPYSYAVPDEMMLTPGAIVQVPLGPRKVVGVVWDGEGDGAKVDPAKLRSIEKLFDCPPLDVGMRRFIDWVAAYTLSPPGLVARMALRAPAAFDPDPMIEGLRYSGHAPEKLTPARRKVLELAEDGLSWTKSGLAHAAGVSTSVVDGMAKLGLFETVFLPPPPLVALPDPDYAAHRLSGPQLGAAEVLVESVRDGGFSVALIDGVTGSGKTEVYFEAIAETLRQGRQVLILLPEIALTTAFLERFQDRFGAKPGEWHSDLATRTREKVWRQTATGDIRVVAGARSALFLPFADLGLIIVDEEHDPAFKQEDRVFYNARDMAVVRARIASIPAVLVSATPSVESQVNSYSGRYKRIHLPTRFADAAMPDLHLVDMRRHPPERGGFLSPLMLRAIGKTVEKQQQALLFLNRRGYAPLTLCRVCGHRFQCPQCSSWLVEHRFRGQIQCHQCGYAEPTPNACPECGTLDHLVACGPGVERIAEEVERHFPDARTLVLSSDLGGVKRLRLELEAIAKGEADIVIGTQLVAKGHNFPLMTLVGIVDADIGLANGDPRAAERTFQLLSQVTGRAGRTGLKSHGLLQTYQPQHPVMQAIVSGDADAFYEREITERERAVLPPYGRLVSIIVSADNRADAETHARQLRQAAPAVGGIAILGPAEAPLALIRGRHRFRLLIHGRKASDMQAFVAAMLSNGPKERRSIQVQVDVDPQSFL is encoded by the coding sequence ATGAGCACCGAATCGTCAGATCTGTTTGGTCCGCGCGCCAAGGCCGGTCCTGCCCGCCGCGCCGTCCCCGTCCTGGTGCCCTTGCCGGCGCCGGGGCCTTACAGTTACGCCGTTCCCGATGAGATGATGCTGACGCCGGGCGCCATCGTGCAGGTGCCGCTTGGGCCGCGCAAAGTGGTCGGCGTTGTCTGGGATGGCGAGGGTGACGGGGCCAAGGTCGATCCCGCCAAATTGCGCAGTATCGAAAAGCTGTTCGATTGCCCTCCGCTGGACGTGGGCATGCGCCGGTTCATCGACTGGGTGGCGGCCTATACTCTTTCTCCGCCCGGATTGGTGGCTCGCATGGCCTTGCGTGCGCCTGCCGCTTTCGATCCGGACCCGATGATCGAAGGCTTGCGCTACAGCGGTCATGCCCCGGAAAAACTGACCCCGGCCCGCAGGAAAGTGCTGGAATTGGCTGAGGACGGGCTTTCCTGGACCAAGAGCGGGCTTGCTCATGCGGCAGGGGTCTCGACCTCGGTTGTTGACGGCATGGCAAAGCTCGGCCTGTTTGAAACCGTATTTCTGCCGCCTCCGCCCTTGGTGGCGCTGCCCGATCCGGATTACGCTGCCCATCGTCTCTCCGGTCCGCAGCTGGGCGCAGCTGAGGTGCTGGTGGAGAGTGTTCGGGATGGCGGGTTTTCGGTGGCGCTGATCGATGGCGTCACAGGGTCCGGCAAAACGGAAGTCTATTTCGAAGCGATTGCCGAAACTCTGCGCCAGGGCCGCCAGGTGCTGATCCTTCTACCGGAAATCGCTCTGACCACCGCTTTTCTGGAGCGGTTTCAGGACCGTTTTGGTGCCAAGCCCGGCGAATGGCATTCCGACCTTGCCACCCGGACGCGGGAAAAAGTCTGGCGCCAAACGGCGACAGGCGATATTCGGGTAGTGGCCGGTGCGCGCTCGGCGCTGTTCCTGCCCTTTGCCGATCTGGGGCTGATCATTGTCGATGAGGAGCATGATCCGGCCTTCAAGCAGGAAGACAGGGTGTTCTACAATGCCAGGGACATGGCGGTGGTGCGGGCGCGGATTGCCAGCATTCCTGCCGTGCTGGTCTCGGCCACGCCGTCGGTCGAAAGTCAGGTCAACAGTTATAGCGGTCGATACAAGCGCATTCACCTGCCGACCCGTTTTGCCGATGCGGCCATGCCGGATCTGCATCTTGTCGATATGCGCCGCCATCCGCCGGAACGGGGCGGATTTCTTTCGCCTCTCATGCTGCGGGCCATCGGCAAGACGGTGGAAAAGCAGCAACAGGCACTGTTGTTTCTCAATCGGCGGGGCTATGCGCCGCTGACGCTCTGCCGGGTCTGTGGCCATCGTTTCCAATGCCCGCAATGTTCCAGTTGGCTGGTGGAACACCGGTTTCGCGGCCAGATTCAATGCCATCAATGCGGTTATGCCGAGCCGACGCCCAATGCCTGCCCCGAATGCGGGACGCTGGACCATCTCGTTGCCTGCGGGCCGGGCGTGGAGCGGATTGCCGAGGAGGTGGAGCGGCACTTCCCAGACGCTCGCACGCTGGTCTTGTCGTCGGATCTCGGCGGCGTCAAACGGCTCAGGCTGGAACTGGAAGCCATTGCCAAGGGCGAGGCGGATATCGTCATCGGCACGCAATTGGTGGCCAAGGGGCATAATTTCCCGCTGATGACGCTTGTCGGCATCGTCGATGCCGATATCGGCCTGGCCAATGGTGATCCACGCGCCGCCGAGCGCACCTTTCAACTGTTGAGCCAGGTGACGGGGCGGGCGGGGCGTACCGGTTTGAAGAGTCATGGCCTTTTGCAGACTTATCAGCCGCAGCATCCGGTGATGCAAGCCATTGTTTCCGGCGATGCCGATGCCTTTTACGAGCGGGAAATTACCGAGCGGGAGCGGGCGGTGCTGCCGCCTTACGGACGGCTTGTCTCGATCATCGTGTCGGCGGACAACAGGGCGGATGCCGAAACCCATGCCCGGCAATTGCGCCAGGCCGCCCCTGCTGTCGGCGGCATCGCCATTCTGGGGCCTGCCGAGGCACCGCTGGCGCTGATCCGTGGCCGCCATCGTTTCCGATTGCTCATTCATGGCCGCAAAGCCAGCGACATGCAGGCTTTTGTCGCTGCGATGCTGAGCAATGGCCCGAAAGAGCGTCGCTCCATCCAGGTGCAAGTGGATGTCGATCCGCAGAGCTTTCTTTGA
- the atpD gene encoding F0F1 ATP synthase subunit beta, whose product MARAATQTSPAAGKVTQVIGAVVDVKFDGVLPPILNALETENGGQRLILEVAQHLGENVVRTIAMDSTEGLVRGQPVSDTGAPISVPVGDETLGRILNVIGEPVDELGPVTTTARRAIHQPAPEYVEQSTESQILVTGIKVVDLLAPYAKGGKIGLFGGAGVGKTVLIMELINNVAKAHGGYSVFAGVGERTREGNDLYHEMIESKVNVDPHENGGSAAGSKCALVYGQMNEPPGARARVALTGLTIAEDFRDKGQDVLFFVDNIFRFTQAGSEVSALLGRIPSAVGYQPTLATDMGALQERITTTNKGSITSVQAIYVPADDLTDPAPATSFAHLDATTVLNRSIAEKGIYPAVDPLDSTSRMLDPMVVGEEHYEVARKVQSTLQRYKSLQDIIAILGMDELSEDDKIAVARARKIERFLSQPFHVAEIFTGSPGKLVSLEDTIKGFKGLVNGDYDHMPEAAFYMVGSMDEAIEKAKKLAAVAA is encoded by the coding sequence ATGGCTAGGGCAGCGACCCAGACATCTCCCGCAGCGGGCAAGGTGACCCAGGTCATCGGCGCCGTCGTCGATGTGAAATTCGACGGCGTCTTGCCGCCGATCCTGAATGCGTTGGAAACAGAAAACGGCGGCCAACGCCTGATTCTGGAAGTGGCGCAGCATCTCGGTGAAAATGTGGTGCGGACCATTGCCATGGACTCGACCGAAGGTCTGGTGCGTGGTCAACCGGTTTCCGATACCGGCGCTCCGATCTCCGTGCCTGTCGGTGACGAAACGCTCGGACGTATTCTGAACGTCATTGGGGAACCGGTGGACGAACTTGGGCCGGTGACGACGACTGCTCGTCGCGCGATTCACCAGCCTGCTCCTGAATATGTTGAGCAATCGACTGAATCTCAGATCCTGGTAACCGGCATCAAGGTTGTTGACCTTCTCGCTCCTTACGCCAAGGGCGGTAAGATCGGCCTGTTCGGCGGCGCGGGCGTTGGCAAGACCGTTTTGATCATGGAATTGATCAACAACGTTGCCAAGGCACACGGCGGCTACTCGGTGTTTGCTGGCGTGGGTGAACGTACCCGCGAAGGCAATGACTTGTACCACGAAATGATCGAATCCAAGGTGAACGTTGACCCGCATGAAAACGGTGGCTCTGCTGCTGGTTCCAAGTGCGCCCTCGTTTACGGCCAGATGAACGAGCCTCCGGGTGCGCGTGCGCGCGTAGCCTTGACCGGTCTGACCATCGCTGAAGACTTCCGCGACAAGGGCCAGGACGTTCTGTTCTTCGTGGACAACATTTTCCGCTTCACGCAGGCTGGGTCTGAAGTGTCGGCTCTTCTGGGTCGTATTCCTTCGGCTGTTGGTTATCAGCCAACACTGGCAACCGACATGGGTGCCCTTCAGGAACGCATCACCACCACGAACAAGGGCTCGATTACCTCTGTTCAGGCCATTTACGTTCCTGCCGACGACTTGACCGACCCGGCTCCGGCAACGTCTTTTGCCCACTTGGACGCAACGACGGTTCTGAACCGCTCGATCGCTGAAAAGGGTATTTATCCGGCTGTTGACCCGCTCGACTCCACCTCGCGTATGCTCGACCCGATGGTTGTCGGTGAAGAGCATTACGAAGTGGCTCGTAAGGTTCAGTCGACTCTTCAGCGCTACAAGTCTCTTCAGGACATCATCGCCATCCTTGGGATGGACGAACTATCTGAAGACGACAAGATTGCGGTTGCCCGCGCCCGTAAGATCGAGCGATTCCTGTCGCAGCCCTTCCACGTTGCTGAAATCTTCACCGGTTCGCCAGGCAAGCTGGTGTCGCTGGAAGACACAATCAAGGGCTTCAAGGGCCTGGTCAATGGCGACTACGACCATATGCCGGAAGCCGCCTTCTACATGGTCGGCTCAATGGACGAAGCCATCGAAAAGGCAAAGAAGTTGGCAGCTGTTGCTGCCTGA